In Zingiber officinale cultivar Zhangliang chromosome 6A, Zo_v1.1, whole genome shotgun sequence, a single genomic region encodes these proteins:
- the LOC121996776 gene encoding uncharacterized protein LOC121996776: protein MAATAAAAATTDGEGSQILSQISISGPALASIIQRFASAPADIDGLLFGHVTRLPPPDPLDDYDIGSSASPEDSDGTSNCPLAATVTGHLFLPSPFSFYDALGRIHLSSIQSVLASSVHPDASCLGWFSGRRQSPLRLSMRERAVSFSMFKTLSSIDVAQGVPPTGSSLGCRDVLHRPSIFLLLSSSASGNQAVHTHEYRAFVFRPSAGKGVLEPTSMKIVNLGPLFRAQYNSFSAQSGLPWMPCHPRGSNEANKLEGESLNQLRQLAREQQQLDDSTGGFEVDRLGRLVGSVATEYTSELEDLYEKMMLKLESLAKVVDESSAKILEQENRVSELKRKGRMEGLDFESRNVSI, encoded by the exons ATGgccgccaccgccgccgccgccgccaccaccGACGGTGAAGGTTCCCAGATTCTCTCCCAGATCTCCATCTCTGGTCCTGCCCTCGCCTCCATCATCCAACGCTTCGCTTCCGCCCCCGCCGACATCGACGGCCTCCTCTTTGGCCACGTTACTCGCCTCCCCCCTCCTGACCCGCTTGACGACTATGATATCGGCTCTTCTGCTTCTCCCGAGGACTCCGACGGCACCTCAAACTGTCCCCTAGCTGCCACCGTCACCGGGCatctcttcctcccctctccgTTCTCCTTCTACGATGCCCTCGGCCGCATCCATCTATCCTCCATTCAAAGCGTCCTTGCGTCTTCCGTCCATCCTGATGCATCCTGCCTCGGATGGTTCTCCGGCCGCCGCCAATCCCCACTGCGCCTCTCCATGAGGGAGCGCGCCGTTTCCTTCTCTATGTTTAAAACCCTATCCTCTATTGATGTTGCCCAAGGCGTGCCGCCGACCGGATCCTCTCTGGGATGCCGCGATGTCCTACATCGGCCTTCCATCTTCCTCCTTTTGTCCTCCTCCGCCTCTGGGAATCAAGCGGTTCACACCCACGAGTACAGGGCCTTCGTGTTCCGTCCTAGTGCCGGCAAGGGTGTACTCGAGCCGACATCTATGAAGATCGTGAATCTAGGGCCGTTGTTTAGGGCGCAGTACAATTCTTTCTCCGCACAGTCTGGGTTGCCATGGATGCCTTGCCATCCAAGGGGATCCAACGAAGCGAACAAGCTGGAAGGGGAGAGCTTGAACCAACTCCGGCAGTTAGCAAGAGAGCAGCAGCAGCTAGATGATTCTACAGGAGGGTTTGAAGTGGATAGATTGGGGAGGCTGGTAGGGTCTGTGGCCACAGAGTACACCTCAGAATTGGAAGATTTGTATGAAAAGATGATGCTTAAGCTGGAAAGTTTGGCTAAAGTCGTGGATGAGAGTTCAGCTAAGATTCTTGAGCAG GAAAATCGGGTTTCTGAGTTGAAAAGAAAAGGCAGAATGGAAGGGTTAGACTTTGAATCTCGAAATGTTTCCATATG